In one window of Balaenoptera musculus isolate JJ_BM4_2016_0621 chromosome 10, mBalMus1.pri.v3, whole genome shotgun sequence DNA:
- the LTBR gene encoding tumor necrosis factor receptor superfamily member 3, with the protein MRLPWTASPCGLAWGPLILGLWGLLAASQPQLVPPYRTENQTCRDQEKEYYEPKHHVCCSRCPPGTHVSAECGPDQDTTCATCPENSYNEHWNHLSICQLCRPCDQMLGFVEITPCTSKHKTQCRCQPGLFCVFWGSECVHCESLSHCPPGTEAELKDEDRKANSNCVPCKAGHFQNTSSPSARCQPHTRCEDQGLVEAAPGTSRSDTSCRNPPEPSEMPGTMLVLAVLLPLVSFLLLTTVLACTWKSHPSLCRKLGSLLKRHPEGEESNTAEGSWEPPRVNPQYPDLVEPLLPTSGDLTPASAGVPATPGLEEEALQQQSPLSQARELEAELPEQGQVAHGTNGIHVTGGSVTVTGNIYIYNGPVLGGARGPGDPPAPPEPPYPIPEEGAPSPPGLSTPYQEDGKAWHLAETETLGCHTL; encoded by the exons ATGCGCCTGCCGTGGACCGCCTCCCCCTGCGGCCTGGCCTGGGGGCCGCTCATATTGGGCCTCTGGGGTCTCCTGGCAGCATCCCAGCCCCAGCTG GTGCCCCCATACCGCACGGAGAACCAAACCTGCCGGGACCAGGAAAAGGAGTACTACGAGCCCAAGCATCACGTCTGCTGCTCCCGCTGCCCCCCAG GCACACACGTCTCAGCTGAATGTGGCCCCGACCAGGACACCACTTGTGCCACGTGCCCCGAAAATTCCTACAACGAGCACTGGAACCATCTCTCCATCTGCCAGCTGTGCCGCCCCTGTGACCAGA TGCTGGGCTTCGTGGAGATCACGCCTTGCACTAGCAAACACAAAACCCAGTGCCGCTGCCAGCCAGGTCTGTTCTGCGTCTTTTGGGGCTCTGAGTGTGTACACTGCGAGTCACTCTCCCACTGCCCGCCTGGCACTGAAGCCGAGCTCAAAG ATGAAGACAGGAAGGCTAACAGCAACTGTGTCCCCTGTAAGGCAGGGCACTTCCAGAACACGTCCTCCCCCAGCGCCCGCTGCCAGCCCCACACCAG GTGTGAGGACCAGGGCCTCGTAGAGGCAGCGCCAGGCACCTCCCGGTCTGACACCAGCTGCAGAAATCCGCCAGAGCCCTCCGAGATGCCAG GAACGATGCTGGTGCTGGCCGTCTTGTTGCCGCTGGTCTCCTTTCTGCTCCTCACCACTGTCCTCGCCTGCACCTGGAAGAGCCACCCCTCTCTCTGCAGAAAGCTGG GATCCCTGCTCAAGAGGCATCCAGAG GGAGAGGAATCAAATACTGCTGAAGGAAGCTGGGAGCCCCCGAGGGTCAACCCACAGTACCCTGACCTGGTAGAGCCACTTCTGCCCACCTCTGGAGACTTGACCCCAGCCTCGGCCGGGGTCCCGGCGACCCCAGGTTTGGAGGAAGAGGCGCTACAACAGCAGAGTCCTCTGAGCCAGGCCAGGGAGCTGGAGGCTGAGCTCCCAGAGCAAGGCCAGGTGGCCCACG GCACCAATGGCATTCACGTCACCGGCGGGTCAGTGACTGTCACCGGCAACATCTACATCTACAACGGGCCGGTATTGGGGGGAGCACGGGGCCCCGGAGACCCCCCCGCTCCC